Part of the Debaryomyces hansenii CBS767 chromosome C complete sequence genome is shown below.
CTAACCCAGGGATATTTATTGCTGTGggaatattatcaattttatttttcaatgtatTTGGTGTTAACTGGTATGGTGAGATCGAGTTTGTGTCGTCAATGTTGAAAGTTTTACTTATTGTGGGGTTGATGTTCTTCGGTTTGATTGCCATGTGTGGTGGTAATCCTAAGAAGGATGCTTTTGGATTCCAACACTGGTCCGAGGGTGGTTTATTCAAGTCATACCTCGTATCTGGCGCCACTGGCCAATTTCTTGGTTGGTGGAATGTTTTAATCTACGCAGCATTTGCTTGTGGGGGTCCAGATATCCTAGGAATGATTGCAGGTGAAGTGTCACAGCCTAGGAAAGTCATTCCAATGGCCGGCAGAAGAGCGTACATCAGAATATACTTATTCTACTTCGGTGGTATCTTTTTCATGAACTCTTTATGCGCATCAAATGATCCAGCTTTAGTGGCAGCATCAGCAACTGGGAAAGTAGGAGCTGCCGCTTCTCCCTGGGTCATTGGGGTTAAAAATGTGGGTGTTACCGGATTAGACTCTTTAGTGAATGCAGTAATCATGTCTGCAGCCTGGTCTTGTGGTAATGGTTTCTGCTATGCTGCTACTAGATGTGCATATAGTGCATCTTTAGCCGGCTACTTACCTCGTTTCTTCTCAAAGTGTTTAAAAAATGGTGCCCCTATTTATTGTGTCATTGGTTCGTTATTGATTGCATGTTTATCGTTCTTGAGTATTTCAAGCTCAACGGCACAAGTGTTCAACtggtttattaatttagCTACTACAGGATTATTGTGCACCTACTTCGTATTATGGCTTTGCTACTTCAAGTTCCGTCGTGCCTTGGATGCACAGGGGTTTGACTACAAGAAAGACACCTATTATCAACCACCATTCTTCTGCCAGCCTTACATGTCATACTTCGGTTTTTTCTTGACAATATTAGTGTTGATCTTCAACGGGTTCTGGATTTTCTTCCCCGGCCAATTTTCTGTTTCTAACTTATTTACTTCCTACTTTGCTCCTGTATTCTTCGTTGTCTTATACTTTGCATGgaaattcatcaagaaGACCCACATCAGAACAGATGCAGAAGCAGATATCACCACAGGAAAAGAGGCCATAGATctcgaagaagaagaagaaaacgaaTGGATAGCTTCACAACCTCAGAAGACTGGCTTTCTTTATAGAGCGTATGATAAATTTTCCGACATttgttttaattgattttaaatGAATATGCCACTTTCTTTTCTCTGATGTACATAAGTGTATGTATTAATTTTCTGCAATCTAAACTATATCACATATATACTACATATTAATACAAACGATAATACAATTACACCGTAAACTAGTTGTTTGGTATGCTAAGCTGTTGCGGCcatttaattcatatatAGGTCTAAGCCCTATGCGCACTCTCATGAAACTGTCATTTTATCGTGTAATTAAAAACAGTCACAGTCACAATTTGGGTTATGAAGCCCCGATTTCCTATACTCACTGGAAAATTTTCAGGTACtaaataattattgaaaagaacTGAACTAGCTTAAAGACTTAGCTACTTTATACAATAACTAAAGAAAATGGGTAAATCGTATGTGATATAACAGTTTGAAGGATATAGTTCAGTGTGTCTTATTCTAATGTAGAGGTTGACAGTAATATTCATGGAAGGCAAGctatttgaagatatatCAGGcataaaatttttgtaCGAACAACAGTTGAAATTTCAGAATAATTCTATTGATGAGAATAATAGTGGCTGAATAAGACGTGGTGGATTCACTGAGATGGAGAGGATTTAATAGTCAAGAAGAGATGTAAACTGAACAATATATCCGGAAAGACAAGTTGAATGTAATACTAACTTAATTTAGTCGTGGTTATAGATCCGGTACTCGTTACCTTTTCCAACGTGACTTTAAGAAGCATGGTGCTATTCCATTATCTACTTACTTAAAGACCTACAGAGTTGGTGATATCGTTGATATCAAGGCCAATGGTTCTATCCAAAAGGGTATGCCACATAAGTACTACCAAGGTAAGACTGGTATCGTTTACA
Proteins encoded:
- a CDS encoding DEHA2C07898p (similar to uniprot|P53388 Saccharomyces cerevisiae YPL265w DIP5 dicarboxylic amino acid permease); amino-acid sequence: MSVLSKKDFGTTIDVEKVGSSDVINNTTNFADFNDKIDTDKYGETKRKLSSRHVALMIIGQSIGTGLFIGLSSPLMTSGSLSLFIGFLFWACFVVWPLMQCVAEMCSFLPIKGSFLHYSARWVDPAMGFACTMIYLYTTLMFVCVEVVAFASVIGFWTDANPGIFIAVGILSILFFNVFGVNWYGEIEFVSSMLKVLLIVGLMFFGLIAMCGGNPKKDAFGFQHWSEGGLFKSYLVSGATGQFLGWWNVLIYAAFACGGPDILGMIAGEVSQPRKVIPMAGRRAYIRIYLFYFGGIFFMNSLCASNDPALVAASATGKVGAAASPWVIGVKNVGVTGLDSLVNAVIMSAAWSCGNGFCYAATRCAYSASLAGYLPRFFSKCLKNGAPIYCVIGSLLIACLSFLSISSSTAQVFNWFINLATTGLLCTYFVLWLCYFKFRRALDAQGFDYKKDTYYQPPFFCQPYMSYFGFFLTILVLIFNGFWIFFPGQFSVSNLFTSYFAPVFFVVLYFAWKFIKKTHIRTDAEADITTGKEAIDLEEEEENEWIASQPQKTGFLYRAYDKFSDICFN